A single region of the Triticum dicoccoides isolate Atlit2015 ecotype Zavitan chromosome 2B, WEW_v2.0, whole genome shotgun sequence genome encodes:
- the LOC119364211 gene encoding protein BIC1-like, with product MAYSGDVEEVPEHSAAHPAEACTGGLAEESRPVAADATSSDHHAAVAAQDQAGRMSTSKEKREAGKLLQPADKEEEGETARERLKRHRREMAGRVWVPEMWGQEKLLKDWMDCSAFDRPLVPAGLLTARRALVAESCARRPAPAPPASSSPLRVQDGCS from the coding sequence ATGGCTTACTCCGGCGACGTCGAGGAGGTGCCGGAGCACAGCGCGGCTCACCCGGCCGAGGCATGCACGGGCGGCTTGGCGGAGGAAAGCCGGCCGGTCGCGGCCGACGCTACGTCCTCAGATCACcatgcggcggtggcggcgcaaGATCAAGCTGGAAGAATGTCTACGTCCAAGGAGAAGCGGGAGGCGGGGAAGCTGCTGCAGCCAGCGgacaaggaggaggaaggggaGACCGCGCGGGAAAGGCTGAAGCGGCACAGGCGGGAGATGGCGGGGAGGGTGTGGGTGCCGGAGATGTGGGGGCAGGAGAAGCTGCTCAAGGACTGGATGGACTGCTCCGCCTTCGACCGCCCGCTCGTGCCGGCCGGCTTGCTCACTGCGCGCCGGGCGCTCGTGGCCGAGTCCTGCGCGCGCCGCCCGGCCCCGGCACCACCTGCCAGCTCCAGTCCTCTCCGGGTGCAAGACGGCTGCTCCTGA